Proteins encoded by one window of Porphyromonas vaginalis:
- a CDS encoding glycoside hydrolase family 108 protein, producing the protein MAKVEILAPYIKKWEGGFVNDPADRGGATNMGVTLSTYTQYCKRKGYPRPTVDRLRRLTDAEWLDILKSMYWDRWQADRIESQCVANILVDWVWGSGAYGITIPQRLLGVQRDGVVGDVTLGALNSRGSAFFERLYAARVQYLHDITNSSVRRYEARLGRKATERELLRYTNKRFLKGWLNRLADIRRLGSV; encoded by the coding sequence ATGGCAAAGGTTGAGATATTAGCACCCTATATAAAGAAGTGGGAGGGGGGCTTTGTGAATGACCCCGCAGATCGTGGCGGTGCGACGAATATGGGCGTGACACTGTCGACCTATACGCAGTACTGCAAGCGTAAGGGCTACCCTCGCCCTACGGTGGACAGGCTACGGCGACTGACGGACGCTGAGTGGCTGGATATACTGAAGAGTATGTACTGGGATCGCTGGCAGGCTGATCGTATCGAGTCTCAGTGTGTGGCTAACATACTGGTGGACTGGGTGTGGGGTAGTGGCGCATACGGTATAACGATCCCTCAGCGACTGCTCGGTGTGCAGCGTGATGGTGTGGTGGGTGATGTGACGCTTGGCGCGTTGAATAGTCGTGGTAGTGCGTTCTTCGAGCGTCTGTATGCAGCTCGTGTGCAGTACCTACACGATATAACTAATAGTAGCGTGCGACGCTATGAGGCTCGGCTAGGTCGCAAGGCTACGGAGCGCGAGTTGCTGCGGTATACGAACAAACGCTTCCTAAAGGGCTGGCTGAATAGGCTTGCGGATATAAGACGGCTGGGCTCGGTCTAG
- a CDS encoding IS30 family transposase, producing the protein MHLTQAQRYEIAALLKTNTPQKKIAEVIGVHPSTICREIKRNLTPAGNYSPTQAQMFAKERQDWKNKARAKLTNAMKADIVQCIVEHKWSPEQIAGRRKLEGKPMVGKTSIYKFLHQDKKAGGKLYKHTRHGLAYRKRRLAVPIKTDWPKRKSIETRPECIDQKARVGDFEMDTIIGKEQKGAILTLVERVTGFTIIRLLEHGKDAKALAREVNKALRYYKKMGLLHSITTDNGSEFAKFKTIERSLKTPVYFAHPYQSWDKPHIEYLNKLLRQFIPKASTFEDLTDADLRRFQNLLNNRPRKNLNYKTPNEVIKNIILEKLH; encoded by the coding sequence ATGCATCTAACCCAAGCGCAAAGATACGAAATTGCTGCTCTTCTGAAGACTAACACGCCTCAAAAAAAGATCGCAGAGGTCATAGGAGTACACCCTAGCACCATCTGTAGAGAGATTAAGAGGAACTTGACACCCGCTGGCAACTATAGCCCTACTCAGGCTCAGATGTTTGCCAAAGAGCGACAAGACTGGAAGAACAAGGCAAGAGCTAAATTGACGAATGCTATGAAAGCTGATATTGTCCAGTGCATTGTAGAGCATAAATGGTCTCCAGAGCAAATTGCTGGAAGGCGAAAGCTGGAGGGCAAGCCGATGGTCGGTAAGACCTCCATTTACAAGTTCCTGCATCAAGACAAGAAAGCTGGAGGCAAGCTTTACAAACACACAAGGCATGGGCTAGCTTATCGCAAGCGACGCCTGGCCGTACCAATAAAAACAGACTGGCCTAAGCGAAAGTCCATAGAGACTCGTCCTGAGTGCATTGACCAGAAGGCACGAGTAGGAGATTTTGAGATGGATACCATTATAGGCAAAGAGCAGAAAGGAGCAATTTTAACGCTTGTAGAGCGTGTTACAGGCTTTACTATCATACGACTTCTGGAGCATGGCAAGGATGCCAAAGCTCTCGCCAGAGAGGTGAATAAAGCTCTGAGGTACTACAAGAAGATGGGACTGCTACACTCGATCACAACCGACAATGGAAGTGAGTTTGCCAAGTTTAAGACCATAGAGAGGTCTCTCAAAACGCCCGTCTACTTTGCCCACCCCTATCAATCCTGGGATAAGCCTCATATTGAGTACCTAAACAAACTGCTACGCCAGTTTATTCCTAAGGCCTCTACTTTCGAAGACTTAACTGACGCTGACCTTAGACGCTTTCAGAACCTACTAAACAATAGACCCCGTAAAAACCTAAACTATAAGACACCCAATGAAGTCATCAAAAACATCATTCTTGAGAAATTGCATTAG
- a CDS encoding type II toxin-antitoxin system HicA family toxin: MKYSELHRKLRKAGCYPTGLSMAKHPQWYSPHTGRMFYTSHHDKEEVAVGTLKKILREAGL, encoded by the coding sequence ATGAAGTATAGCGAGCTACACCGCAAGCTCAGGAAAGCGGGGTGCTACCCTACGGGGCTATCAATGGCTAAGCACCCACAGTGGTATAGCCCACACACGGGGCGAATGTTTTACACCAGTCACCACGACAAAGAAGAAGTGGCGGTCGGGACGCTAAAGAAAATCCTGCGAGAGGCGGGACTCTAG
- a CDS encoding SU10 major capsid protein, translating into MAKDYAEVDAKHGTNTVAGVTDAAAIGVGDIETVQQARAVSPDLVVNDVDRVLVKIRPQSNPLTVIALRAQSSTTKTQAFKYYEQDTLPIETSVKTAISAGTEVAELECRDNKIFSKYETLIFPDVKGYDELGKETPHAPLMAYVIEANGGKVKITAVNGTVDASGSVKFPAVPADSKVIRAGRAHNETDIQTSPYAVYPRPKEQNTQKFKAQVEESTAMKIANKEVNFTMSDMEEDALFDMMRGMSVSFYAGSKRLIYDENKKEVYTTGGIWPQAGKDVIVGSATSDKITAEDFVNLFKEAFVGSNGSKRKTMFCGSEFMSDLSLLQLGNEVNVTTTTRFDLTFQTMSTNFGSFDVIYDESLDVISKSKCAFVVDEDFLRRKDFAGVSESQNLDLRSSGQRDVDAKVLTRCTALYLQNPNAHMRVIPFSMK; encoded by the coding sequence ATGGCAAAGGATTATGCAGAGGTAGATGCTAAGCATGGCACTAATACGGTAGCTGGTGTAACAGATGCAGCAGCTATAGGCGTAGGAGATATAGAGACTGTACAGCAGGCTCGTGCTGTGTCTCCTGACCTGGTAGTTAATGATGTGGATCGTGTGCTGGTTAAGATACGACCACAGAGTAATCCACTGACGGTGATTGCGCTACGAGCTCAGTCTAGTACGACTAAGACTCAGGCGTTTAAGTATTATGAGCAGGACACGCTGCCTATAGAGACGTCTGTTAAGACGGCAATCTCGGCTGGGACTGAGGTAGCAGAGCTGGAGTGTCGAGATAATAAGATCTTCTCTAAGTATGAGACGCTAATCTTCCCCGATGTGAAGGGATATGATGAGCTTGGTAAGGAGACTCCTCATGCGCCTCTTATGGCGTACGTTATCGAGGCTAACGGGGGTAAGGTCAAGATCACGGCGGTGAATGGTACGGTGGATGCTAGTGGCAGTGTGAAGTTTCCTGCGGTACCTGCGGATAGTAAGGTGATCCGAGCAGGTAGAGCGCACAATGAGACTGATATACAGACGTCTCCGTATGCTGTGTATCCCCGTCCTAAGGAGCAGAACACACAGAAGTTTAAGGCTCAGGTTGAGGAGTCCACGGCAATGAAGATTGCTAATAAGGAGGTTAACTTCACGATGAGCGATATGGAGGAGGATGCTCTGTTTGATATGATGCGAGGTATGAGCGTGAGCTTTTATGCTGGTAGTAAGCGTCTTATCTATGATGAGAATAAGAAGGAGGTCTACACGACTGGTGGTATCTGGCCACAGGCTGGTAAGGATGTGATCGTGGGTAGTGCTACGAGTGATAAGATTACGGCCGAGGACTTTGTGAATCTGTTTAAGGAGGCGTTTGTCGGGTCTAATGGTTCGAAGCGTAAGACGATGTTTTGCGGTAGCGAGTTTATGAGTGACCTGTCTCTCTTACAGCTGGGTAATGAGGTTAATGTAACTACGACTACGAGATTTGACCTGACGTTTCAGACTATGTCGACGAACTTTGGATCGTTTGATGTGATCTATGATGAGTCGCTGGATGTGATTAGCAAGAGTAAGTGTGCCTTTGTTGTCGATGAGGACTTCCTGCGTCGTAAGGACTTTGCGGGTGTGTCCGAGAGTCAGAATCTGGACTTACGCTCTAGTGGTCAGCGTGATGTGGACGCAAAGGTACTGACGCGCTGTACGGCACTGTATCTACAGAACCCGAATGCGCACATGCGTGTGATCCCGTTTTCGATGAAGTGA
- a CDS encoding tyrosine-type recombinase/integrase, translating into MLNNLIEGYRQRAQALLDMLTDSGDMQTFAKPSDLKSYVDSVLSGDIDPTAELEQSEAPTLVGIMERFIEERKPISGFKYVDSMRSAQTKVEDYDHGVLLSEVTVRWLRAFENYCLSEGMSLNGLAVYLRNIRTVINYAIDMELMSIDQYPFRRFKIRTQPTQHRALTAEELKAVLTYQPTGERDARAKDIFILSLCLCGMNVRDLILMKKSDIRGGRIETLRQKTDVPISLAIPPEALEIIERHKGSGEYLLNLMEVYAQIESVPGHLNKGLRCILPHLTTYYARHTWATIAAELDVPDPVIDMAQGRTPTGVTAIYVKRNPYKADEANRKVLDYVFGEIDK; encoded by the coding sequence ATGCTCAACAACCTCATCGAGGGCTATCGTCAGAGAGCGCAGGCGCTACTGGATATGCTCACAGACAGTGGAGATATGCAGACGTTCGCCAAGCCTAGCGACCTCAAGAGCTATGTAGACAGCGTATTGTCAGGAGACATAGACCCGACAGCAGAGCTAGAGCAAAGCGAAGCCCCCACCCTTGTAGGCATTATGGAGCGGTTCATCGAGGAGCGCAAGCCCATATCAGGATTTAAGTATGTTGATAGCATGCGATCGGCACAGACGAAAGTCGAGGACTACGACCATGGCGTATTGCTCAGCGAAGTAACCGTCCGCTGGCTCAGAGCCTTTGAGAATTATTGTCTCTCCGAAGGTATGTCACTCAATGGTCTTGCCGTATATCTCAGGAACATTCGCACAGTCATCAACTACGCCATCGATATGGAGTTGATGTCTATAGACCAGTACCCATTCAGGCGATTCAAGATACGCACGCAGCCCACACAGCACAGAGCATTGACCGCCGAAGAGCTAAAAGCGGTGCTAACCTACCAACCGACTGGAGAGAGAGATGCTAGAGCAAAAGATATATTTATCCTCTCGCTATGCCTCTGCGGTATGAACGTCAGAGACCTAATCCTCATGAAGAAGTCCGACATACGTGGCGGACGCATTGAGACCTTACGACAAAAGACAGACGTACCCATATCGCTCGCCATACCGCCCGAAGCGCTGGAAATCATAGAGCGACACAAAGGTAGTGGCGAGTACCTGCTCAACCTCATGGAGGTCTATGCACAGATAGAGTCCGTGCCAGGGCATCTCAACAAAGGGTTGCGCTGCATACTGCCACACCTGACCACCTACTACGCCAGACACACGTGGGCTACAATCGCCGCCGAGCTAGATGTACCCGACCCCGTTATCGATATGGCGCAAGGACGCACACCCACGGGCGTGACGGCTATCTACGTCAAGCGCAACCCATACAAAGCTGACGAAGCCAACCGCAAGGTCTTGGATTATGTCTTTGGAGAGATAGATAAATAG